One window of the Rufibacter radiotolerans genome contains the following:
- a CDS encoding YciI family protein — MKQYLVTGLDSTNEGALEHRMSVRPAHFEMAKKLKEKGNFVLGGAILNDEEKMIGSSMVVQFETEADLQKWLDEEPYIQQKVWEKVDIKPYKVANV, encoded by the coding sequence GTGAAACAATATCTGGTAACCGGCCTTGACTCCACCAATGAGGGTGCCCTGGAGCACCGCATGTCTGTGCGCCCTGCGCACTTTGAGATGGCCAAAAAACTGAAAGAGAAAGGCAACTTCGTGCTGGGCGGCGCCATTCTCAATGACGAAGAAAAAATGATTGGCTCCTCTATGGTGGTGCAGTTTGAAACCGAGGCCGACCTGCAGAAGTGGCTGGACGAAGAGCCGTATATCCAGCAAAAAGTGTGGGAGAAAGTAGACATAAAGCCCTACAAAGTGGCCAACGTGTAA
- a CDS encoding mechanosensitive ion channel family protein, which produces MLAVAITGFFLLLISPSEAGLGFEDEAQVADTVSAVAAPRALSSKEATDEAFGALQNLWDSFYYNLPKLLIALVALLLTWLLTRVIRAVVRKFIGHWHSGSAISTLISLAIWLLGIGIVVSIVAGDIRALVGSFGLIGLALSWSLQTPIESFTGWLLNSFQGYYRVGDRVKVGEVFGDVYRIDFLTTTVWEIGAPYQPGFVQAEQPTGRMVTFPNNEILSGTVINLTGDFPYVWDELTVSIANESDLKKALEVLERIAQELLAGYMVEPARAYGQMLQTIGIPDSVSEKPQVFVSSDDSWTNITIRYLVGARERRKWKSELTIRTTLELNKPEYVGIIIPVYPRQQVQFINPDGVPIEASGTPPQGM; this is translated from the coding sequence ATGCTGGCCGTAGCCATCACCGGGTTTTTCCTGCTCCTGATTTCTCCCTCTGAGGCCGGCCTGGGTTTTGAGGACGAGGCGCAGGTGGCAGACACGGTTTCCGCTGTGGCCGCACCCAGGGCTCTGTCCAGTAAAGAAGCCACCGATGAAGCCTTTGGCGCGCTCCAGAACCTGTGGGACAGCTTTTACTACAACCTCCCTAAGCTCCTCATTGCCCTGGTGGCGCTGCTCCTCACCTGGCTCCTGACCCGCGTTATCAGGGCGGTGGTGCGGAAATTCATTGGCCATTGGCACAGCGGCAGCGCCATCAGCACGCTTATCTCACTGGCCATCTGGTTGTTGGGCATAGGCATAGTGGTGAGCATTGTGGCCGGGGATATCAGGGCGTTGGTGGGGTCTTTCGGGTTGATAGGCCTGGCGCTTTCCTGGTCTTTGCAGACGCCTATTGAAAGTTTCACGGGCTGGCTGCTCAACTCGTTTCAGGGGTATTACCGGGTAGGCGACCGCGTGAAAGTGGGCGAAGTCTTTGGCGATGTGTACCGCATTGATTTCCTGACCACCACCGTCTGGGAGATTGGCGCCCCTTACCAGCCGGGCTTCGTGCAGGCCGAGCAGCCCACCGGCCGTATGGTCACGTTCCCTAATAATGAGATTCTCTCCGGCACGGTCATTAACCTCACCGGCGATTTCCCCTATGTCTGGGATGAACTTACCGTGTCTATTGCCAATGAGTCTGACCTTAAAAAAGCGCTGGAGGTGTTGGAAAGGATTGCGCAGGAACTGCTGGCCGGCTACATGGTAGAACCCGCCCGGGCCTATGGCCAGATGCTGCAAACCATTGGAATACCGGACTCTGTCTCAGAAAAGCCCCAGGTCTTTGTCTCATCAGATGACTCCTGGACCAACATCACCATCCGGTATCTGGTAGGCGCGCGCGAGCGCCGAAAATGGAAAAGCGAACTGACCATCCGGACCACCCTAGAATTGAACAAACCCGAATATGTGGGCATCATTATTCCGGTTTACCCCAGGCAGCAGGTGCAGTTTATCAACCCCGATGGAGTGCCAATTGAAGCAAGCGGCACCCCGCCGCAGGGAATGTAG
- a CDS encoding HD domain-containing protein, with the protein MTREEAIQTLQHYTKGDSLLRHARTVELVMRAYAQKLNQDPELWGNTGLLHDADYEAHPTQHPHVITQLLRERGEEEMAHAISGHYSRWGVPHESLLDKGLLGCDEITGFVVACAQVRPQRLEGLEAKSVLKKLKQASFAASVDRGEVRLGAELMGVDLAEHIAFIIQALQPHAQELDLLPVSTEVS; encoded by the coding sequence ATGACCAGAGAAGAAGCGATCCAGACCTTACAACACTATACCAAAGGCGACAGCCTCCTGCGCCACGCCCGCACCGTTGAACTGGTGATGCGCGCCTACGCCCAGAAACTGAACCAGGACCCCGAGCTTTGGGGCAACACCGGCCTGCTCCATGACGCAGATTATGAGGCCCACCCCACCCAACACCCGCACGTGATTACCCAACTCCTGCGCGAGCGCGGCGAGGAAGAAATGGCCCACGCCATCTCAGGCCACTACAGCCGCTGGGGCGTACCGCATGAAAGTCTGTTAGACAAAGGTCTGTTGGGCTGCGATGAGATCACGGGTTTTGTGGTGGCCTGCGCCCAGGTGCGTCCGCAGCGGCTGGAGGGCCTGGAGGCCAAATCTGTGCTCAAGAAACTGAAACAGGCCAGCTTTGCGGCCTCCGTGGACCGCGGCGAGGTGCGCCTGGGCGCCGAACTGATGGGCGTGGACCTGGCCGAGCACATTGCCTTTATCATTCAGGCCCTGCAGCCGCATGCGCAGGAGCTGGATCTGCTGCCGGTGTCTACGGAGGTTTCCTAA
- a CDS encoding 4Fe-4S binding protein, whose translation MKDNSLALGHSEFPSLSWAEKGSLAMVLAGLVVGLSPLVIPVLGWEALVAGLVLLTAGSLWYFKLRFTQQPHLANMGVWRQSQTAKGWSAWVVALLLTGFYVVLYWFPWVLEGLIRTFDGLSQFMRNRPADNWFLYGAFYTFAVLLMGVRALLKYRHSRYQVIRTLSVMFFQLVFAFILPHLMVLFQGPEFYFSYFWPLKYEYLFPGTVAGLLEQPFGLGVFLVFWSAIMSLVATPILTYFYGKRWYCSWVCGCGGLAETAGDPYRHLADRSRKAWRLEVRLIYPIFGAIILLTILLWVNSYAQGAILGQVSGTFAQWYGFLIGSVFAGVIGVGFYPLLGSRVWCRFGCPMAAYLGLLQKHFSRFRITTNGGQCISCGNCSTSCEMGIDVRHYAQQGQPIIRAACVGCGICATVCPRGVLKLENGPREGRYDATQLIHPDNLRILS comes from the coding sequence GTGAAAGACAACTCCCTTGCGTTAGGTCATTCTGAATTCCCTTCCCTTTCCTGGGCGGAAAAAGGTTCGTTGGCGATGGTGCTGGCGGGGTTGGTCGTGGGGCTATCGCCGTTAGTGATTCCTGTACTGGGTTGGGAGGCATTGGTGGCGGGCTTGGTTTTGTTGACGGCCGGTAGCCTGTGGTATTTCAAGCTGAGGTTTACGCAGCAGCCACACCTGGCCAATATGGGGGTCTGGCGACAAAGCCAAACCGCGAAAGGCTGGAGTGCCTGGGTAGTAGCCCTGCTCCTGACCGGGTTTTACGTGGTGCTGTACTGGTTCCCTTGGGTGCTGGAAGGCCTGATCAGAACCTTTGACGGCCTAAGCCAGTTCATGCGGAACCGCCCCGCCGACAACTGGTTTCTGTACGGAGCCTTTTACACCTTTGCCGTGCTGCTCATGGGCGTGCGGGCGCTTCTTAAATACCGGCACAGCCGCTACCAGGTCATCCGGACTTTGTCGGTGATGTTCTTTCAGTTGGTGTTTGCCTTTATCCTGCCGCATTTGATGGTGCTCTTCCAGGGCCCCGAGTTTTATTTCAGCTATTTCTGGCCCTTGAAATATGAGTACCTGTTCCCGGGCACGGTGGCCGGTCTTCTGGAGCAGCCGTTTGGCCTGGGCGTTTTCCTGGTTTTCTGGAGCGCGATCATGTCTCTGGTGGCTACCCCAATTTTAACTTACTTCTATGGCAAGCGCTGGTACTGCAGCTGGGTCTGCGGCTGCGGGGGCCTGGCTGAAACCGCCGGCGACCCTTACCGCCACCTGGCCGACCGTTCCCGCAAGGCCTGGCGGCTGGAGGTCAGGCTTATCTACCCCATTTTCGGGGCCATTATCCTGCTCACCATTTTGCTGTGGGTGAACTCCTACGCGCAGGGCGCTATTCTGGGCCAGGTCTCAGGCACGTTTGCGCAGTGGTACGGCTTTTTGATCGGGTCTGTGTTTGCGGGCGTGATTGGGGTGGGCTTTTACCCATTGCTGGGTTCCAGGGTGTGGTGCCGGTTTGGGTGCCCCATGGCCGCGTACCTGGGGTTGCTGCAAAAGCATTTCTCCCGGTTCAGGATCACCACCAATGGGGGCCAATGTATCTCCTGCGGTAATTGTTCTACCTCCTGTGAGATGGGCATTGATGTGCGGCATTACGCCCAGCAGGGGCAACCTATAATTAGGGCGGCCTGCGTGGGCTGTGGCATCTGCGCCACCGTATGCCCACGGGGCGTTTTGAAACTGGAGAACGGACCGCGCGAAGGGCGCTATGACGCCACCCAGCTCATTCATCCAGACAACCTCCGTATCTTATCTTAG
- a CDS encoding NAD(P)/FAD-dependent oxidoreductase — MSHTVIIGNGITGITAALTLRRQSPQARITVISGETPYPIARTALMYVYMGQLQPRHLQLYEPWFWQENKFELLQTVVTKISPEEKTLKLEDSSFLPYDQLLLATGSTYHRFYLPGLEAKGVQGLYSWQDLELMELNTRGVSRAVIAGGGLIGVEMAEMLRSRGVRVTMLVRETHYWGNNLPPEEATFIVQHLREQGVEVLLETELAEVLSDEKGHVRAVRTQQGQEITCQFVGMAIGVQPQVNLAKSAGLDTARGILVNEFLETNVPGIYAAGDCAEFREPPLGQAPVEQLWYTGRLQGETVGMTLSGRRTTYARGVWFNSAKFFEVEYQSYGPVPARHPEGISSLLWQNPKKWQSLRIYFRQEDQTVTGFNLLNIRFRQEVCERWIKEKATLETVVPHLKLAAFDPEFHRLPQREIFNVYQEYLTNRSAR, encoded by the coding sequence ATGTCGCATACAGTGATCATTGGCAATGGCATTACCGGTATCACGGCGGCCCTCACGCTCCGGCGGCAATCTCCGCAGGCGCGCATTACTGTTATCTCAGGGGAAACCCCCTATCCTATTGCCCGCACTGCCCTTATGTACGTGTACATGGGCCAGCTACAACCCCGCCATCTACAGTTGTATGAACCCTGGTTCTGGCAAGAGAATAAATTCGAATTGCTTCAAACTGTTGTAACCAAGATTTCCCCTGAAGAGAAAACCCTGAAGCTGGAAGACAGTTCCTTTCTACCCTATGATCAGTTGCTGCTGGCCACCGGGTCTACCTATCACCGGTTTTACCTGCCGGGCCTGGAAGCCAAAGGCGTGCAGGGCCTGTATAGTTGGCAGGACCTGGAACTGATGGAGCTAAATACCCGGGGCGTTTCCCGCGCGGTAATTGCCGGGGGCGGACTCATTGGTGTGGAGATGGCCGAGATGCTCCGTAGCCGGGGCGTGCGCGTGACCATGCTGGTGCGGGAGACGCATTACTGGGGCAACAACCTGCCGCCCGAGGAGGCTACCTTTATTGTCCAACACCTTCGGGAACAGGGCGTGGAGGTATTGCTGGAAACGGAACTAGCCGAGGTGCTCTCTGATGAAAAGGGGCACGTGAGGGCGGTACGCACCCAGCAGGGCCAGGAGATCACCTGCCAGTTTGTGGGCATGGCCATTGGGGTGCAACCTCAGGTAAACCTGGCGAAGTCGGCAGGTCTGGACACGGCTAGGGGAATTCTGGTGAACGAGTTTCTGGAGACCAACGTGCCAGGCATCTATGCCGCCGGCGACTGCGCCGAATTCCGGGAGCCGCCCTTGGGCCAGGCCCCAGTGGAACAGCTGTGGTACACAGGCCGGTTGCAGGGTGAGACCGTGGGCATGACCCTAAGTGGGCGTCGCACCACCTATGCCCGGGGCGTGTGGTTTAACTCGGCTAAGTTTTTTGAGGTGGAATACCAGAGCTACGGACCCGTGCCCGCCCGGCACCCCGAAGGAATTTCCTCCCTGCTGTGGCAAAACCCCAAAAAGTGGCAGAGCCTGCGCATCTACTTCCGGCAGGAAGACCAGACTGTGACCGGATTCAACCTATTGAACATCCGTTTCCGGCAGGAGGTTTGTGAGCGATGGATCAAAGAAAAGGCTACCTTGGAAACCGTGGTGCCCCACTTAAAGCTGGCTGCCTTTGACCCCGAATTCCACCGATTGCCGCAACGCGAGATTTTTAACGTATACCAGGAGTATTTAACCAATCGCTCTGCCCGGTAA
- a CDS encoding PorP/SprF family type IX secretion system membrane protein, which yields MKKLAHLILFTVLFTPAMAQQKAQYSQYLFNNFLLNPALSGIESYTDVRMGTRRQWVGVDGAPVTYYISGHSSFGFNDRNSPQGPGTGKGFVPKLPSKNPRSAKYHKARPHHGFGAMAQVDKTGPLSATNVNLTYAYHHPITRKVNMSVGLAGGFVQTRLNGNAIRLNNQNDPSLLAGTMSKTNFDLGLGTWVYSDFFYVGASAAQLVTNTISGNEGMQVAQQKLQPHYFLTGGYRIRLRYDLSLEPSVMMKLAQPSPLSVDVNFKATYANRFWAGVSYRHGDAVAALAGMNVNHVLDFGYSYDLTTSGLNNASAGSHELIVGVKLRNKTRMLCPEWLW from the coding sequence ATGAAGAAGCTTGCCCACCTTATTTTGTTTACTGTTCTGTTCACGCCGGCTATGGCCCAGCAGAAAGCCCAGTACAGCCAGTACCTGTTCAACAACTTTCTGCTGAACCCCGCCCTCTCTGGTATAGAGAGCTACACCGATGTGCGGATGGGAACCCGCCGGCAATGGGTGGGAGTAGACGGAGCGCCGGTCACCTATTACATTAGCGGACACTCCTCCTTCGGGTTCAATGACCGTAACTCCCCGCAGGGCCCCGGCACTGGCAAAGGCTTTGTGCCCAAGCTGCCATCCAAAAACCCACGTTCGGCCAAATACCACAAGGCCAGGCCGCACCACGGGTTTGGCGCCATGGCGCAGGTAGACAAGACCGGCCCGCTCAGTGCTACCAACGTGAACCTGACCTATGCCTATCACCACCCCATTACCAGAAAGGTGAACATGTCGGTGGGGTTGGCCGGTGGGTTTGTGCAGACGCGCCTGAACGGGAACGCCATTCGCCTGAACAACCAGAACGACCCGTCGTTACTGGCCGGTACCATGTCTAAGACCAATTTTGATCTGGGGCTGGGCACCTGGGTGTATTCAGACTTCTTTTACGTGGGGGCGTCAGCGGCGCAGCTTGTGACCAACACCATCTCCGGGAACGAAGGCATGCAGGTGGCCCAGCAAAAGCTGCAGCCCCATTACTTCCTGACCGGGGGCTACCGCATCAGGTTACGCTATGACCTTTCTCTGGAGCCGTCTGTTATGATGAAACTAGCGCAGCCCAGCCCGCTGTCAGTAGACGTCAACTTCAAGGCCACCTACGCCAACCGCTTTTGGGCGGGAGTGTCATACCGCCACGGAGATGCGGTGGCTGCCCTGGCTGGCATGAATGTGAACCACGTCCTTGACTTCGGCTACTCTTATGACCTGACTACCTCTGGCCTGAACAATGCCAGTGCCGGCAGCCATGAACTGATTGTGGGGGTGAAACTGAGAAACAAAACACGCATGCTTTGCCCTGAGTGGCTCTGGTAA
- a CDS encoding gliding motility-associated C-terminal domain-containing protein, translated as MKKFFSFFTLLFFWSLYTFAQTCPDKPDASLSDANEENFTRCSSVGGSVEYNLEVVNASTTSSKNKEAIIEWGDGTSNTYPASFTTASHTYKTQGSFNLKYTVVSQNGCTASSTYPVFNGSTPGIGIQSPNNTSDCAPAAFKFGILGTEGNAATTKYAIWFDDGTDTLHYTQSNLPSTIVHNFTKSSEGKPKGFTMFAIAYGCISKQAEVSGIVISSKPIASFSIQPGNTLCPNQTITLNDDTKSGYNGNNVGGNTSGYKRLWTISPSTGWAFTNGTNASSAKPSILFQNKGTYTIQLAVTPSGTSTTCTGDSTNQSIVVRDAPSAPAAAGAAICAGTTATLKATGEGSVFNWFASAGATTPLATGATFTTPVLTTTTTYYVESARSGGCTSQTRTPVQVTVTPLPSAPTAADMTTCFGSPATLKASATGGTVYWYATATGDEKDFLATGPTFITPALNATTTYYTATLSPEGCFSASRNAVKVTVQPTLTGNSISTDQTFCLGEAAASLTGEALSGGSGTYAYQWESSTNGTVFTKAPGTSTAADYAPGTLTQSTWFRRVVTSGSCTSVSEPVKISVVPGISNNTVQGPADNICYGTTTTISGSLPGGGNGGQPVYAWEASTTSDTQGFSLVTGSSNVSSYQTGPITANTWFRRKVTIDGCTQTSPAVLVSVYAISFPPTVANVTICSGSSATLTATAPGGPYEWFTSATGGSPVFTGDTFVTPALFVNATYFVQSKAPGNCAKIRTEVTVTVQPPIANNFTSEAQVVCEGSVPAVITGYRPTGGNGVPQYSWESSLDGNRFSAAVGTNTNQNYAPAALTQTTWFRRKVTMGACVDFTAPVKMEMTPALKPVTMPADILVCDESTAPVINAPAATGGNGTYTYKWEKSITSATAGFTTASGAFENATYAPGILPATTWFRRVTYSGDCQLTSSAVKITVLPLPSPPIARSVAICQGGTATLTATASSTTYKVQWFDAPTGGNLLAEGNTFTTATLQNNVSYYAQAVTTNGCVSPGRAEVKVTVTALPSAPEGIAATVCHSEKAILEVKNPANDLSYAWFAAPSGGTALFSGPAFTTPALTQTTTFYVQAVAGGCAGPRTAVQVTVQPPVANNVLSGVQEICAGTNAGTITGALPTGGTNSYTYQWQSSTDGIAYYAAAGANQEQDYTPGILYQTTWYRRVVKSGTCLAQTSAAVKVTVSSSIINNFIQDNQVIFINNKPAAFTGTTPTGGAGNYQYQWESSLDGVSYSTISGATGKTFASGAISQTTWFRRKVTSGGCDVLSNEVKVTVNAGLSQNTITEDQSICTGNAPKLLVGSEPVGGDGTFHYVWEMSTTGATSDFVTASGNPATRDYMSGPLTQTTWFRRKVSSGTITLESNVIKVTVFTAITQNSISTNQTVCLNTAPARLTGTTPEGGNGSFTYVWESSTSGPASGFGTAFGNTTEQHYAPGPLTRTTWFRRKVLSGGCAIAESNVVQVTVTVPQPPTVKEAFICAGFSATLQAIPNGTVPTVIEWFDKPMGGKLLGSGQQFTTPVLKETTTYYVRSVVQNCASEMVAVKANIPAPTANAGPDVTIITRRFVELEAKGGISYAWSPSLGLSDDKIANPVAKPTVTTTYTVTVTTPDGCTSSDQVTITVLPPVEVPNGFTPNGDRINDAWDLPGLNNYPNSQVEIFNRWGNKVFESRGYDKPWDGRLNGQPLPAATYYYLIRLDDKESPLTGNVTIIK; from the coding sequence ATGAAAAAGTTCTTCTCTTTTTTCACCCTCCTGTTTTTCTGGAGTCTTTACACTTTCGCCCAAACCTGCCCGGATAAGCCGGACGCCTCTTTATCTGATGCTAACGAAGAAAACTTCACCAGATGTAGTTCGGTAGGTGGTTCGGTGGAGTACAATCTGGAAGTAGTGAACGCCTCTACCACTTCCTCTAAGAACAAAGAAGCTATTATTGAATGGGGAGACGGCACCTCCAACACCTATCCTGCCTCATTCACTACGGCTTCGCACACTTATAAGACCCAAGGCAGTTTCAACTTAAAGTACACTGTTGTCAGCCAGAACGGTTGTACCGCCAGTAGCACCTACCCGGTATTTAATGGCAGCACCCCAGGTATTGGTATCCAGAGCCCCAATAACACCTCAGACTGCGCCCCTGCGGCCTTCAAGTTTGGGATTTTGGGCACCGAAGGGAACGCCGCTACCACCAAATACGCCATCTGGTTTGATGACGGCACAGATACGCTCCATTACACGCAGAGCAACCTCCCGTCTACCATTGTCCATAACTTTACCAAGTCTTCTGAAGGGAAGCCCAAGGGCTTTACCATGTTTGCCATTGCTTACGGCTGTATCTCCAAGCAGGCAGAGGTAAGCGGGATTGTGATTTCCTCTAAACCCATTGCCTCTTTCAGCATTCAGCCGGGCAACACGCTTTGCCCTAACCAGACCATTACCCTGAATGATGACACCAAGAGCGGATACAACGGCAACAACGTAGGCGGAAACACCAGTGGCTATAAGCGTTTATGGACTATTTCACCCAGCACCGGCTGGGCCTTTACCAATGGCACCAATGCTTCTTCAGCTAAGCCTTCCATCCTCTTCCAGAACAAGGGTACGTACACCATCCAGTTAGCAGTTACCCCATCTGGCACAAGCACTACCTGTACCGGAGACTCCACCAACCAATCCATAGTGGTCCGTGACGCCCCTTCTGCCCCCGCTGCAGCAGGCGCCGCTATCTGCGCCGGCACTACCGCCACCTTAAAAGCCACTGGCGAAGGGTCTGTCTTTAACTGGTTTGCTTCGGCTGGCGCCACCACACCACTGGCTACGGGCGCCACTTTTACTACCCCCGTCTTAACAACCACCACTACTTATTATGTAGAGTCTGCCAGGAGCGGCGGCTGCACCAGCCAAACGCGAACCCCGGTACAGGTAACGGTCACGCCCTTGCCAAGCGCACCAACGGCGGCTGATATGACTACCTGCTTCGGCAGCCCGGCCACCTTGAAAGCAAGTGCCACCGGCGGCACCGTTTATTGGTATGCTACTGCCACCGGAGACGAAAAAGACTTCCTGGCCACCGGCCCTACATTTATTACGCCGGCCCTCAACGCTACCACTACCTATTATACCGCTACCCTTTCTCCGGAAGGCTGTTTTTCTGCAAGCCGCAACGCGGTGAAGGTGACAGTGCAGCCTACCCTGACCGGGAACAGCATCAGCACGGACCAAACCTTCTGCCTAGGAGAGGCAGCTGCCTCCCTGACCGGGGAAGCCCTGTCTGGTGGTTCTGGCACCTATGCCTACCAATGGGAAAGCAGCACCAACGGTACAGTGTTCACCAAAGCCCCCGGCACCAGCACTGCCGCTGATTACGCCCCGGGTACCCTTACCCAAAGCACCTGGTTTAGACGGGTAGTCACTTCTGGTAGCTGTACCAGCGTATCTGAACCCGTTAAGATTTCTGTAGTGCCCGGCATCAGCAACAATACCGTGCAGGGCCCGGCAGACAATATTTGCTACGGTACCACCACCACTATCTCTGGCTCTTTGCCAGGCGGCGGAAACGGTGGGCAGCCGGTATATGCCTGGGAGGCCAGCACGACCAGCGACACCCAGGGCTTTAGCCTGGTTACCGGTTCATCCAACGTTTCCTCCTATCAGACCGGCCCTATCACCGCCAACACCTGGTTCCGCCGTAAGGTGACCATTGACGGCTGTACCCAAACCTCGCCTGCGGTGTTGGTTTCTGTGTACGCTATCTCTTTCCCGCCTACCGTGGCCAATGTCACTATTTGCAGCGGGTCTTCTGCCACCTTAACTGCTACCGCCCCGGGCGGACCTTATGAGTGGTTCACCAGCGCTACCGGCGGCTCCCCTGTCTTTACCGGAGATACCTTTGTGACGCCTGCCCTTTTTGTGAACGCTACCTATTTTGTGCAAAGCAAAGCCCCGGGCAACTGCGCTAAGATCCGGACGGAGGTAACCGTGACTGTACAGCCACCTATCGCCAACAACTTCACCTCAGAAGCCCAGGTGGTGTGCGAAGGATCTGTACCGGCAGTAATTACCGGCTATCGCCCTACCGGCGGAAACGGCGTGCCTCAATACTCCTGGGAAAGCAGCCTGGACGGCAACAGATTCAGCGCTGCGGTAGGCACCAACACCAACCAGAACTACGCCCCAGCGGCCCTTACGCAGACTACCTGGTTCCGCCGCAAGGTGACCATGGGCGCTTGCGTGGACTTTACCGCCCCGGTAAAAATGGAAATGACGCCGGCCCTTAAACCGGTGACCATGCCCGCTGACATATTGGTGTGCGATGAGTCAACGGCCCCGGTTATTAACGCCCCCGCCGCCACCGGCGGAAACGGCACCTATACCTATAAGTGGGAGAAAAGTATCACCAGCGCCACGGCGGGCTTTACCACCGCATCAGGTGCTTTTGAAAATGCCACATATGCCCCGGGCATTCTGCCGGCAACTACCTGGTTCCGCAGGGTCACGTACTCCGGTGATTGCCAGTTGACCAGCTCAGCGGTGAAGATCACCGTTCTTCCTTTGCCATCGCCGCCTATTGCCAGAAGCGTAGCCATCTGCCAGGGAGGCACGGCTACCTTAACGGCCACCGCGTCTTCTACCACGTACAAAGTGCAGTGGTTTGACGCCCCCACCGGCGGCAACCTGTTAGCGGAAGGCAATACCTTTACCACGGCCACCCTGCAGAATAACGTTTCCTATTACGCCCAGGCGGTGACCACCAATGGTTGCGTGTCTCCAGGAAGAGCCGAAGTAAAAGTAACCGTGACAGCGCTTCCATCGGCGCCAGAAGGTATTGCCGCTACGGTGTGCCATTCAGAAAAAGCCATACTGGAAGTAAAAAATCCGGCTAATGACCTATCTTATGCCTGGTTTGCGGCCCCTTCCGGCGGAACTGCCTTATTCTCTGGACCTGCTTTTACCACACCGGCCCTTACCCAGACCACTACTTTCTATGTACAGGCCGTAGCCGGAGGTTGCGCCGGTCCGCGTACCGCGGTACAGGTGACGGTACAGCCTCCCGTTGCCAATAACGTTTTGTCTGGCGTGCAGGAAATCTGCGCTGGCACCAATGCCGGAACCATTACGGGTGCGTTACCTACCGGCGGCACCAACTCTTATACCTACCAGTGGCAGAGTAGCACCGATGGCATTGCCTACTACGCAGCGGCCGGAGCCAATCAGGAGCAGGACTACACCCCGGGCATCCTATACCAAACCACCTGGTATAGAAGGGTAGTAAAATCAGGCACCTGTTTGGCGCAGACCAGTGCGGCCGTGAAGGTGACGGTAAGCTCCTCTATCATCAACAACTTCATCCAGGACAACCAGGTCATCTTCATCAATAACAAGCCGGCCGCCTTTACGGGCACCACGCCTACCGGCGGAGCTGGAAACTACCAGTACCAGTGGGAAAGCAGCCTGGATGGGGTTTCGTATAGCACCATTTCCGGGGCTACGGGTAAAACCTTCGCCTCAGGCGCCATTAGTCAAACCACTTGGTTCCGGCGCAAGGTAACCTCCGGCGGGTGTGATGTTCTCAGCAATGAGGTGAAGGTGACTGTGAACGCAGGGCTTTCGCAGAACACTATCACCGAAGACCAGAGCATCTGCACCGGTAACGCCCCTAAATTATTGGTGGGTTCAGAGCCGGTAGGCGGAGACGGCACCTTCCATTATGTCTGGGAAATGAGTACCACCGGCGCTACCTCTGATTTTGTAACTGCCAGCGGCAACCCTGCTACCAGAGACTATATGTCTGGTCCACTTACCCAAACCACCTGGTTCAGGAGGAAAGTGAGCTCTGGTACCATTACCCTGGAGTCTAACGTGATCAAGGTGACGGTATTTACGGCCATCACGCAGAACAGCATCTCTACCAACCAGACGGTCTGCCTGAATACGGCCCCTGCCCGCCTGACCGGCACCACACCTGAAGGTGGAAATGGCTCCTTCACCTATGTGTGGGAAAGCAGCACCTCCGGGCCCGCTTCAGGGTTTGGGACGGCCTTTGGCAATACCACTGAGCAGCATTACGCGCCGGGTCCGCTTACGCGCACCACCTGGTTCCGGAGAAAAGTGCTTTCTGGAGGGTGCGCCATTGCCGAAAGCAACGTGGTACAGGTAACCGTAACAGTACCGCAACCACCTACCGTGAAGGAGGCCTTCATCTGCGCCGGCTTCAGCGCTACCCTGCAGGCGATCCCGAACGGCACAGTTCCCACGGTAATTGAATGGTTTGACAAGCCCATGGGCGGAAAATTATTAGGCTCTGGCCAGCAGTTTACCACACCGGTGCTCAAGGAAACCACTACGTATTACGTGCGGTCTGTGGTGCAGAACTGCGCCAGCGAGATGGTGGCGGTAAAAGCCAACATTCCGGCCCCAACGGCCAACGCCGGCCCAGATGTGACCATTATCACCAGACGTTTTGTGGAACTGGAAGCCAAAGGTGGCATCTCTTACGCTTGGTCACCAAGCCTGGGCCTGAGTGATGACAAGATCGCCAACCCAGTGGCCAAACCCACTGTCACTACCACCTACACCGTTACCGTGACTACGCCAGACGGCTGTACTTCTTCAGACCAGGTGACTATTACCGTGCTGCCTCCGGTGGAGGTGCCCAACGGCTTTACGCCTAACGGCGACCGTATCAATGATGCGTGGGACCTTCCTGGGCTCAACAACTACCCTAACAGCCAGGTGGAGATTTTCAACCGCTGGGGGAACAAGGTATTTGAATCCAGAGGATATGATAAGCCATGGGATGGCCGCCTGAACGGGCAGCCGCTTCCGGCCGCTACCTACTATTACCTCATCCGCCTGGATGACAAAGAGAGTCCCCTTACCGGAAACGTCACTATTATTAAGTAA